In Bacillus sp. Marseille-Q1617, a genomic segment contains:
- the tpx gene encoding thiol peroxidase, which produces MANITFKNNPVTLLGNEVKVGDQAPDFTVLANDLSEVTLNDSKGKVRLISVVPSIDTGVCDAQTRKFNEEATKFDNVEVLTVSVDLPFAQKRWCGANGIENVQTLSDHRDLSFGEAYGVHIQELRLLARAVFVVDSNDEVTYVEYVSEATDHPDYDAAVEAVKNAK; this is translated from the coding sequence CATTTAAGAACAACCCTGTAACACTGCTTGGTAATGAAGTGAAAGTTGGAGATCAAGCACCTGATTTCACGGTACTGGCAAATGATTTATCAGAAGTGACTCTGAATGACTCAAAGGGTAAGGTTCGTTTGATCAGTGTCGTTCCTTCAATTGATACTGGCGTTTGTGACGCACAAACAAGAAAATTTAACGAAGAAGCAACTAAGTTTGATAATGTTGAAGTGCTGACTGTATCTGTCGACCTCCCATTTGCACAAAAGCGCTGGTGCGGAGCGAACGGTATCGAAAATGTCCAGACACTTTCCGATCACCGGGACCTTTCATTCGGTGAAGCATACGGTGTGCATATCCAGGAACTGCGCTTGCTTGCACGTGCTGTATTCGTTGTGGACAGCAATGACGAAGTCACGTATGTTGAATATGTGAGCGAAGCAACTGACCATCCTGATTACGATGCTGCAGTAGAAGCAGTGAAGAATGCAAAATAA